AACTCTCTTTTATTTGCCACAGCCATCTTATGGCAGAGTTACGCTGTATCGTTGGTAATGCTTGCAAGGTAGCCAGCTCTTTTGGATGATAAAAACGCTTAGCCACCTGCCATTTCACCGCATTGACTTCGATATCAATACCCGATGCACGATGGCGACTGATAATGACAGCGACCTTGACGTATGGTGTATCCAAGTTTTCTATAGCATTTTGCATTCGAGTAGCATTTTTACTACTGCCACTGGTATGGCTAAAACACACATAATATTGGCTATGGGTTAATCGATAAGGGAAGCTGGATTCATCTAAACTATCGGTGATAGATAGTTTTTTGAGCAATGCCAGTAATAATAGCCGTACGCCTGCACGTTGCTGCTGGCGCTGACTATAAGCAATTTGAGGTGTTGATAAACAGGTACTGGCTTTTTGATTATGATAGAGGGCGCGCACTTGAGCAGTCGCACACCATGTCATCGTTTTAGTGTCGAGCTCGGTATAGTGAATATCGTGTAGCATTAAGTTTTGCATAGTCTTTATATTATATAGTTGAAATACTTTAAAGTCGCTACAGTACTACTGGTGTAAATTTTTTGCAGCCTCTGTCTGCGTAGGCACAGCAAGCAAGAAAAATTTGCACCAGTAGTACGTGTTGTATCGATATTACTTTTCACCGACTATAGAAACTGATGGTTTATATCGCGATTCATCTTAGGTAACAAAAAGCAAAAAGCCCAACAATAGGCTTGCTGGGCTTTTTCATACTTATAATATCTTATACTATATGCTTAGTAAGACAGTTCAGCACGGCGGTTTTGGGCATAAGCATCTTCGTTCGTACCGGCAGCAGCAGGACGCTCTTCGCCATAGCTGATGACACGGATGTTATTTGCTGCAACGCCTTGAGCAGCAAGATAATCACGTGCTGCTTGGGCACGGCGCTCACCCAATGCGATGTTATATTCACGACTACCGCGCTCATCGGTATGACCAGCAATAACCACACCCGCTGATGGGTTAGATTTTAACAGATCTGCATGTTGGTTTAAGACGCCCGCAGATTGTGAAGTGATCTCACTGCTGTCAAAGGCAAAGTATACAACGGCTTGGATGTTTTCAGCACCGCTGATGACTGCGTTTGAGTTGTCAACGATGACCGCACCAGTGTAGCCAACTTGACCACCTGGGATACCTAGTGGAGCCACGACCACTTCAGAAATAGCGCGCTTGGTAGCACAACCTGAGGCTAGAACAACGGCGCTTGATAATACAGCGAGGGCAGCGATTTTTGAAAAACTGGTTGACAT
This window of the Psychrobacter arcticus 273-4 genome carries:
- a CDS encoding 4'-phosphopantetheinyl transferase family protein: MQNLMLHDIHYTELDTKTMTWCATAQVRALYHNQKASTCLSTPQIAYSQRQQQRAGVRLLLLALLKKLSITDSLDESSFPYRLTHSQYYVCFSHTSGSSKNATRMQNAIENLDTPYVKVAVIISRHRASGIDIEVNAVKWQVAKRFYHPKELATLQALPTIQRNSAIRWLWQIKESFIKIHQYTLAQGLGMDYSAMIPDLLNQPAETLPLLTMTDDNSNYRIAVIPLQQTVIIY
- the pal gene encoding peptidoglycan-associated lipoprotein Pal; translation: MSTSFSKIAALAVLSSAVVLASGCATKRAISEVVVAPLGIPGGQVGYTGAVIVDNSNAVISGAENIQAVVYFAFDSSEITSQSAGVLNQHADLLKSNPSAGVVIAGHTDERGSREYNIALGERRAQAARDYLAAQGVAANNIRVISYGEERPAAAGTNEDAYAQNRRAELSY